From the genome of Anopheles moucheti chromosome 3, idAnoMoucSN_F20_07, whole genome shotgun sequence, one region includes:
- the LOC128301126 gene encoding uncharacterized protein LOC128301126, which produces MFGDKLKQKIEAEYKRHFVPGDNSMENVQESDNEAVKTEVKTEVSDQPVATMDEVQQHQEERPHDSSSDGADSDTTQEDGNNSRGEVKKLRGFFKKPRNALERKKHDKERKARQLRRFRKFLMPKNAIMALHELQGPGMAEFTLNSIGREMKAEVMINNVKYEATAPNKNLAKAKASEKALREVILAQMTRMKQQRIAQQKQQQQQQLAEGLSSTPEVIDDEGMDGIETDDLPMEHLASFALHKLFAEWEAEGFEVPILKMTRGKLTAQVPATGEKGAGTSLIPKVTKTVADLPPNAAKYHPTALFAYMRPQVTFEDLGLNVDQQNREFSVGVKCDGQQFIGKGRSKKLARKAAAAEACKELFGVVFDESAPNVSSKIAPIPVHTTSPNNGT; this is translated from the coding sequence ATGTTTGGTGATAAACTAAAGCAAAAAATTGAAGCGGAATACAAACGCCACTTCGTTCCCGGTGATAACTCGATGGAAAACGTTCAGGAATCTGATAATGAGGCGGTGAAAACGGAGGTGAAAACGGAGGTGTCGGACCAGCCCGTCGCAACAATGGACGAAGTGCAGCAACACCAGGAGGAGCGCCCGCACGATTCATCCAGTGATGGCGCGGATAGCGatacaacgcaggaagatggtAACAATAGCCGGGGCGAAGTGAAAAAGCTGCGCGGATTCTTTAAAAAGCCTCGTAACGCGCTGGAACGCAAGAAACACGATAAGGAACGGAAAGCACGCCAGCTGCGTCGGTTCCGCAAGTTCTTAATGCCGAAAAATGCGATCATGGCATTACACGAACTGCAAGGTCCCGGTATGGCCGAATTTACCCTGAACTCGATCGGACGTGAAATGAAGGCAGAAGTAATGATCAACAACGTAAAGTATGAGGCAACCGCACCGAACAAGAACCTGGCGAAGGCGAAAGCATCCGAGAAGGCTTTACGGGAGGTGATCTTGGCGCAGATGACCCGCATGAAGCAACAGCGGATcgcgcaacaaaaacaacagcagcagcagcaactggcGGAGGGACTCTCCTCGACTCCGGAGGTAATCGATGATGAGGGTATGGATGGCATAGAAACGGACGATTTGCCGATGGAGCATCTGGCATCTTTCGCTCTCCATAAACTGTTCGCGGAATGGGAGGCGGAAGGATTTGAAGTGCCGATTTTGAAGATGACCCGCGGAAAACTGACCGCCCAGGTACCGGCAACGGGTGAGAAGGGGGCCGGTACGTCGCTCATTCCGAAGGTAACCAAAACCGTAGCCGATCTGCCACCGAACGCAGCCAAATACCATCCCACCGCACTGTTTGCATACATGCGTCCACAAGTTACATTCGAAGATCTCGGTTTGAACGTCGATCAGCAGAACCGAGAATTTAGTGTCGGCGTAAAATGTGACGGTCAACAATTTATTGGCAAGGGTCGTTCAAAGAAGCTGGCTCGAAAGGCAGCTGCTGCCGAGGCCTGCAAGGAACTATTCGGTGTGGTGTTTGACGAGAGTGCGCCGAATGTTTCTAGTAAGATAGCTCCCATACCCGTACACACAACCAGCCCCAATAATGGGacttaa
- the LOC128304291 gene encoding pyroglutamyl-peptidase 1, with the protein MPEKIIIVTGFGPFAGHEERNASWEAVNLLPKVFLFRGDSYQLRTYKIPVTYEEVDRIVPLIWNQQPDLVVHVGVHGQISTINLEHCSYTSGYCKPDFAQRCLPCDKITLSGKRATDKGCAMLKTNLDIERIAKELNVETNVECCCSTHVGNYLCGYIYLKSLDVNPDRTLFIHVPKIDEPYTSEQTMAAIYNVIGKCMEQLANERK; encoded by the exons ATGCCAGAGAAGATTATCATAGTGACTGGATTCGGTCCTTTTGCGGGTCACGAAGAACGTAACGCCAGCTGGGAAGCGGTGAATCTTTTACCCAAAGTGTTCCTCTTTCGTGGAGACTCATACCAACTACGCACATATAAGATACCCGTGACGTACGAGGAGGTGGATCGTATAGTCCCACTCATTTGGAACCAACAGCCAGAT TTGGTAGTGCACGTTGGCGTTCATGGACAGATCAGTACAATCAACCTGGAACATTGTTCGTACACATCCGGATACTGCAAACCCGATTTCGCTCAACGTTGTTTGCCTTGCGATAAGATAACACTCAGCGGAAAGCGTGCGACAGATAAAGGATGTGCGATGCTGAAAACGAATCTGGATATTGAACGAATTGCTAAAGAGTTAAATGTTGAGACGAATGTGGAATGCTGTTGCTCAACACATGTTGGAAA CTACCTGTGTGGATACATCTATCTCAAATCGCTAGATGTAAATCCTGATAGAACTCTGTTCATACATGTGCCGAAAATAGATGAACCATACACCTCGGAGCAAACGATGGCGGCAATCTACAATGTGATCGGGAAATGCATGGAACAGCTCGCAAACGAACGGAAGTGA
- the LOC128300355 gene encoding multiple inositol polyphosphate phosphatase 1 isoform X1: MMHGKQSSLFGELKTVQIGRHLSVIFLSYSITFFSSKSIPKMIPRVLQAILLLYCLVQFIAAQRSTCCESYCYNDDTERKQVKHFATKTVYELIRAPDTDRQHIVPNCMPVKFWLLSRHGTRLPGKNDILEMPKQLKLLQDSIMDNYFKRNNPLVNGRMCDEDLEMLRNWHWDPNITVQYDSHLTEQGWEDLKYLAVRTKEKYWQVFGSGYQPSKFAFRHTATQRTEASFKAFAEGLFGRDEAQRVKPTPATDPDLLLKPYDSCPDYGENKNRDTRDENSEVNKFIRSALFAGTVSDISQRLGFRHNLSVEQIEVMWDACRYEQAWRIARPSPFCTAFTEDQVRVLEYKEDLAYFYRNSYGYSRSQDLACHAMADMLRQLSSRDDPSVVAYFTHDTEIQLFLAALGAKRDSTPLRADNFPFMRNRKYTSSDIPFAANIAAVKYQCAEQREPEKVIFFLNEKPIMLDWCSVGLCNWSDVKQQYQRFTGGNCDRFYCQGSGARAATAWSHLAVGFVVLLLAAVRHLTMR, translated from the exons ATGATGCATGGCAAGCAGAGCTCTCTGTTCGGTGAATTAAAAACCGTCCAAATAGGACGGCATTTGTCAGTAATTTTCCTATCCTATTCTAttacttttttctcttccaaaAGCATCCCGAAAATGATACCGCGAGTATTGCAAGCGATCCTGTTGCTGTACTGTCTCGTGCAGTTCATCGCAGCGCAACGTAGCACGTGCTGCGAGTCGTACTGCTACAACGATGATACCGAGCGCAAACAAGTGAAGCATTTTGCTACCAAAACCGTGTACGAGCTGATCCGCGCACCGGATACCGATCGGCAGCATATTGTGCCAA ATTGTATGCCGGTAAAATTTTGGCTGCTAAGTCGCCATGGTACAAGACTACCGGGTAAGAACGATATCCTCGAAATGCCGAAGCAGCTGAAGCTG CTGCAAGACTCCATCATGGACAATTACTTTAAGCGGAACAATCCCCTGGTGAATGGTCGCATGTGTGATGAGGATTTGGAGATGCTGCGAAATTGGCACTGGGACCCGAACATAACCGTACAGTACGATTCACATCTAACCGAACAGGGCTGGGAAGATTTGAAGTATCTTGCGGTGCGCACCAAGGAGAAATACTGGCAGGTGTTTGGTAGCGGGTATCAACCGTCCAAGTTTGCG TTCCGCCACACAGCGACCCAGCGCACAGAGGCGAGTTTCAAGGCGTTCGCCGAAGGACTCTTTGGCCGTGATGAAGCTCAACGCGTGAAACCAACGCCGGCAACGGATCCGGACCTGCTGCTCAAACCCTACGACTCCTGTCCGGATTATGGAGAGAACAAGAACCGAGACACGCGAGATGAAAATTCGGAAGTGAACAAGTTCATACGTTCCGCCCTATTCGCAGGAACGGTGTCTGACATTTCGCAGAGGCTCGGCTTCCGGCACAATCTGAGCGTGGAGCAGATCGAAGTGATGTGGGACGCTTGCCGATATGAGCAGGCATGGCGAATTGCACGTCCCAGTCCGTTCTGTACCGCTTTCACCGAGGATCAGGTGCGGGTGCTCGAGTACAAGGAAGATCTTGCGTATTTTTATCGCAACAGCTACGGGTATAGCCGCAGCCAGGATCTTGCGTGTCATGCGATGGCCGATATGCTTCGCCAGCTATCATCCCGCGATGATCCGTCGGTGGTGGCGTACTTTACGCACGATACAGAAATTCAACTTTTCCTGGCCGCCCTCGGTGCAAAGCGCGATTCTACACCTCTTCGGGCGGACAATTTTCCGTTCATGCGCAACCGCAAATACACTTCGAGTGACATCCCGTTTGCGGCTAATATAGCTGCAGTGAAGTACCA GTGCGCCGAACAGAGAGAACCGGAAAAGGTGATATTTTTCCTCAATGAGAAGCCTATCATGCTTGACTGGTGCAGCGTGGGGCTGTGCAACTGGTCGGACGTAAAGCAACAGTACCAAAGGTTTACTGGGGGCAACTGCGATCGATTCTACTGCCAGGGTAGCGGGGCCAGAGCAGCCACAGCTTGGTCCCATCTTGCTGTTGGCTTTGTTGTGCTCCTGTTAGCTGCGGTACGGCATCTTACCATGCGTTAG
- the LOC128300356 gene encoding mitochondrial carrier homolog 2 — translation MPFASKMSDVSRKEKKEDEEVDSALRFGFRLLCSTALYPLEFSKTLIQLGYEPIAPRPGRTLFGAKRFMLPNIFQYAAYIKSVDGFTGCFRGLTPRLLGNILSSYYSEKLSLVLIGPAPSRFDDPAFDCFQATYDDFEEYIETKDGVIETVPGGMLRKTVAQLCGVVISHPFHVISIRMMAQFIGREQVYNGLFGSIKEIWRHEGIAGFFSGIIPRLLMEFWCMTITSGITYLFAKYIGANKTVCGHVNTIAHFSVTSVFYPYHVVSTCMAVQGSRLKAGTPPMMDHYINWRDCYARLALQQQHKRGSSFFFRTVARAPSKANAAFAPYPELK, via the exons ATGCCATTCGCTAGCAAAATGTCTGATGTGAGTCGAAAGGAGAAAAAGGAAGACGAAGAGGTCGATTCTGCATTGAGGTTCGGATTTAGGCTCCTGTGCTCGACGGCACTGTATCCGCTCGAGTTTTCCAAAACACTTATTCAG CTCGGCTATGAACCGATCGCACCCCGTCCTGGACGAACGCTATTTGGAGCGAAACGTTTTATGCTTCCAAATATTTTCCAGTACG CTGCTTACATCAAGAGTGTTGACGGGTTTACCGGATGTTTCCGGGGCCTGACACCAAGGCTTCTGGGTAATATTTTGAGCTCATACTACAGTGAAAAACTGTCCCTGGTACTGATTGGTCCAGCACCCAGCCGCTTCGATGATCCCGCATTCGACTGCTTCCAAGCAACTTATGACGATTTTGAGGAATACATTGAAACAAAGGATGGCGTTATCGAAACCGTACCGGGCGGTATGCTACGTAAAACTGTGGCACAGTTATGCGGTGTAGTCATTTCCCACCCATTCCATGTGATTTCCATACGCATGATGGCGCAGTTTATTGGCCGTGAGCAAGTGTACAATGGGTTGTTTGGTTCGATCAAGGAAATCTGGCGACACGAAGGCATCGCGGGATTCTTTTCTGGGATAATTCCTCGCTTGTTGATGGAATTCTGGTGCATGACCATCACCAGTGGAATTACTTATCTGTTCGCCAAGTACATAGGGGCCAACAAGACGGTTTGCGGGCACGTTAACACCATCGCACACTTTTCGGTCACTAGTGTGTTTTATCCCTACCATGTCGTGTCCACCTGCATGGCCGTCCAAGGTTCCAG ATTAAAAGCCGGTACTCCACCGATGATGGATCACTACATCAATTGGCGCGACTGTTACGCACGACTGGctttgcaacagcagcacaagCGTGGATCATCATTCTTTTTCCG AACTGTTGCTAGAGCACCTTCCAAGGCGAATGCTGCATTTGCTCCATATCCGGAACTGAAGTAA
- the LOC128300355 gene encoding multiple inositol polyphosphate phosphatase 1 isoform X2 — MIPRVLQAILLLYCLVQFIAAQRSTCCESYCYNDDTERKQVKHFATKTVYELIRAPDTDRQHIVPNCMPVKFWLLSRHGTRLPGKNDILEMPKQLKLLQDSIMDNYFKRNNPLVNGRMCDEDLEMLRNWHWDPNITVQYDSHLTEQGWEDLKYLAVRTKEKYWQVFGSGYQPSKFAFRHTATQRTEASFKAFAEGLFGRDEAQRVKPTPATDPDLLLKPYDSCPDYGENKNRDTRDENSEVNKFIRSALFAGTVSDISQRLGFRHNLSVEQIEVMWDACRYEQAWRIARPSPFCTAFTEDQVRVLEYKEDLAYFYRNSYGYSRSQDLACHAMADMLRQLSSRDDPSVVAYFTHDTEIQLFLAALGAKRDSTPLRADNFPFMRNRKYTSSDIPFAANIAAVKYQCAEQREPEKVIFFLNEKPIMLDWCSVGLCNWSDVKQQYQRFTGGNCDRFYCQGSGARAATAWSHLAVGFVVLLLAAVRHLTMR, encoded by the exons ATGATACCGCGAGTATTGCAAGCGATCCTGTTGCTGTACTGTCTCGTGCAGTTCATCGCAGCGCAACGTAGCACGTGCTGCGAGTCGTACTGCTACAACGATGATACCGAGCGCAAACAAGTGAAGCATTTTGCTACCAAAACCGTGTACGAGCTGATCCGCGCACCGGATACCGATCGGCAGCATATTGTGCCAA ATTGTATGCCGGTAAAATTTTGGCTGCTAAGTCGCCATGGTACAAGACTACCGGGTAAGAACGATATCCTCGAAATGCCGAAGCAGCTGAAGCTG CTGCAAGACTCCATCATGGACAATTACTTTAAGCGGAACAATCCCCTGGTGAATGGTCGCATGTGTGATGAGGATTTGGAGATGCTGCGAAATTGGCACTGGGACCCGAACATAACCGTACAGTACGATTCACATCTAACCGAACAGGGCTGGGAAGATTTGAAGTATCTTGCGGTGCGCACCAAGGAGAAATACTGGCAGGTGTTTGGTAGCGGGTATCAACCGTCCAAGTTTGCG TTCCGCCACACAGCGACCCAGCGCACAGAGGCGAGTTTCAAGGCGTTCGCCGAAGGACTCTTTGGCCGTGATGAAGCTCAACGCGTGAAACCAACGCCGGCAACGGATCCGGACCTGCTGCTCAAACCCTACGACTCCTGTCCGGATTATGGAGAGAACAAGAACCGAGACACGCGAGATGAAAATTCGGAAGTGAACAAGTTCATACGTTCCGCCCTATTCGCAGGAACGGTGTCTGACATTTCGCAGAGGCTCGGCTTCCGGCACAATCTGAGCGTGGAGCAGATCGAAGTGATGTGGGACGCTTGCCGATATGAGCAGGCATGGCGAATTGCACGTCCCAGTCCGTTCTGTACCGCTTTCACCGAGGATCAGGTGCGGGTGCTCGAGTACAAGGAAGATCTTGCGTATTTTTATCGCAACAGCTACGGGTATAGCCGCAGCCAGGATCTTGCGTGTCATGCGATGGCCGATATGCTTCGCCAGCTATCATCCCGCGATGATCCGTCGGTGGTGGCGTACTTTACGCACGATACAGAAATTCAACTTTTCCTGGCCGCCCTCGGTGCAAAGCGCGATTCTACACCTCTTCGGGCGGACAATTTTCCGTTCATGCGCAACCGCAAATACACTTCGAGTGACATCCCGTTTGCGGCTAATATAGCTGCAGTGAAGTACCA GTGCGCCGAACAGAGAGAACCGGAAAAGGTGATATTTTTCCTCAATGAGAAGCCTATCATGCTTGACTGGTGCAGCGTGGGGCTGTGCAACTGGTCGGACGTAAAGCAACAGTACCAAAGGTTTACTGGGGGCAACTGCGATCGATTCTACTGCCAGGGTAGCGGGGCCAGAGCAGCCACAGCTTGGTCCCATCTTGCTGTTGGCTTTGTTGTGCTCCTGTTAGCTGCGGTACGGCATCTTACCATGCGTTAG
- the LOC128303204 gene encoding trafficking protein particle complex subunit 8: MIHLTGQNYSSREIIQNIFSPMVGAIVSQQAEELCQKNNLSFVELLQPFLKLSSDAHFRDIAGTSVSIKGLRINVVDVNWRPPQTIIAKKMLNEAVTTAIGGDKMKAIKLDDGSFVDIPAAEPWFEQWRETFLTVQFPADHEFTRHLLCSLIVVSSIDQNPIETASQLTKKIQKMQNVTLPQLPKWFSNDALNCYVMLHDGCSGDIGKAQQAFDGLKSTYGEHKCFLLQINSHGGPPSDCPDPWLRYLKKHQRSEPATASDIDSAPKTPQDMGSVTGMPTTVVQSSNLLVHGGISSSGSSASSETPPSGIVVGEVIAHPLSPVQETGIEIQETSSLTSSIDSLSLQTINPNVWPIESDIEVAHGSFLTAGDLDNLKHFVQDFTVRALIPYVERLVGVLNDSISNKKGVSRSLLSATKRWFVTNKPGVNTNQNAVVYTNESAELQTRKLGDLYFMFSHYSLAFQAYHQAKRDFNADSAWQYYAGALEMAALAAHMQGTASRKTYDYMEEAILTYLNSCKLPQFATRATLLSMECLRTAKQYNEAAKQLIRMTSEDSDLRSALLLEQASYCFLLANPPQYRKYALHCVLAGHRFSKVGQRKHSFRTYKQAYQVFENRGWSLAEDHIQYTIGRQASNLKKLDEASSCLAHLLRPSSMQTATQQTLFLREYLSTKKALHAKGGEGGANDIPSIALPKIVQQLTKVLVTSPPPVSNPLHIAATNISITSVPTDEHVWNKMEEMLVQSAAERPVMVFRPSKSLFSLESPATENPRSVHGEPIEVAFILENTIKPAVLFENINLLWEFRKESCEIFSNRPLFLGDVSLEERSEIENVVASSFVALVTFGEHETKTLVLKLTPRSTGQLRILGIVGKISAAQPTGTGEAPSLWGKQLFEAQPIRIGSAGGKEGNKPVLVTSPPVPTFDRKLEIEILPPAPALHVSFSRAPTEVLAGEVIPIKMNMTNAGVSVLNDIYVCIDNPRYVLLNPNEADIPLSIRRDLQNLANENVGRDREARKQYVCRAFRESDGNFIAPNETKTATLWLQAPYSKGQKDIKLMIYYSMPQDYPKLKHRLVRHTWNFNVNDSLLVDANCNLSNPTKRELGIDVNVKNLNQVHHPLITEVVVNELILYCSAYELQQNRVVYIKTPGHAKLQSGAGLKTNETVSLRCNLQRRAVEVVYDGNFQHYVTQKLSTICVREQEPAAMATLPALDAVGSFLLKNETKFIRVYEPGSNEEFNQIINQRDSHMTLCVNWSATINDNGATRKAYGQHFVQLRNLYDSVYCPPSERLQQITFAGQSDVYAIFDDLEKVMPVKNDDIDNGWGVNHSFVAQRCFLEESFHSVELRA, from the exons ATGATTCATCTAACCGGACAAAATTACTCCTCGAGGGAAATCatacaaaacatattttccccCATGGTGGGAGCCATTGTTTCACAGCAGGCGGAAGAATTGTGCCAAAAGAACAATCTTTCGTTCGTGGAATTGTTGCAACCGTTCCTGAAGCTGTCCTCCGATG CGCATTTTCGGGACATTGCCGGAACGAGTGTTTCGATCAAAGGACTGCGGATCAATGTGGTGGACGTGAACTGGCGCCCACCACAGACAATTATTGCCAAGAAAATGCTTAACGAAGCAGTCACCACGGCAATAGGTGGTGACAAGATGAAAGCGATCAAGCTTGACGATGGTAGCTTCGTGGATATTCCCGCTGCCGAACCGTGGTTCGAGCAGTGGCGAGAGACGTTTCTGACCGTTCAATTTCCGGCGGATCATGAATTTACGCGCCACTTGCTGTGTTCGTTAATAGTGGTATCAAGCATCGATCAGAATCCAATCGAGACAGCCAGTCAGTTGAcgaaaaaaattcaaaagatGCAAAATGTTACACTGCCGCAGCTACCCAAATGGTTTTCCAACGATGCATTGAACTGTTACGTTATGCTGCACGATGGATGCTCTGGTGATATCGGAAA AGCGCAACAAGCTTTCGATGGTTTGAAATCAACGTACGGTGAGCATAAGTGTTTCTTGCTCCAAATTAACTCCCACGGTGGCCCACCGTCGGACTGCCCCGATCCTTGGTTGCGGTATTTGAAGAAACATCAACGGTCAGAACCGGCAACGGCAAGTGATATCGACAGTGCGCCCAAAACCCCGCAGGACATGGGATCGGTGACGGGAATGCCCACGACAGTGGTGCAGTCATCAAATCTTCTAGTGCATGGTGGCATTAGTAGCAGTGGCAGTAGCGCATCTTCCGAAACGCCCCCTTCCGGAATAGTTGTGGGTGAGGTAATTGCGCACCCGCTCAGCCCGGTACAGGAAACGGGTATCGAGATACAGGAAACATCGAGCCTCACGTCGAGCATAGACAGTTTGTCGCTGCAGACGATTAACCCGAATGTATGGCCCATCGAGAGTGACATTGAGGTGGCACATGGATCGTTCCTTACGGCGGGTGACTTGGacaatttgaaacatttcgtACAGGATTTCACTGTACGTGCATTGATTCCGTACGTAGAACGGTTGGTGGGCGTTCTGAATGATTCC ATATCCAACAAAAAGGGTGTAAGCCGATCGCTGCTCAGCGCCACGAAACGGTGGTTCGTTACGAACAAACCAGGCGTGAACACAAATCAAAATGCGGTCGTGTATACGAATGAATCGGCCGAACTGCAGACACGCAAGCTGGGCGATCTCTATTTCATGTTCAGTCACTACTCGCTTGCATTCCAAGCGTATCATCAGGCAAAGCGTGACTTTAACGCCGACTCTGCATGGCAGTATTATGCGGGCGCACTCGAGATGGCAGCCCTGGCCGCCCATATGCAGGGCACAGCCAGTCGTAAGACGTACGATTACATGGAAGAAGCGATACTGACGTACTTGAACAGTTGCAAGTTGCCTCAGTTTGCTACCCGTGCGACACTATTATCGATGGAGTGCTTGCGAACGGCCAAGCAGTACAATGAAGCAGCCAAACAGCTCATTCGTATGACGAGCGAAGACTCGGATCTTAGATCGGCTTTGCTGCTGGAGCAAGCGTCCTATTGCTTTCTGTTAGCAAATCCTCCCCAGTATCGCAAGTATGCGCTGCACTGCGTGTTGGCTGGTCATCGCTTTTCGAAGGTTGGCCAGCGGAAACATTCGTTCCGTACGTACAAACAAGCGTATCAAGTGTTCGAAAACCGAGGATGGAGTTTAGCCGAGGATCACATACAGTATACGATCGGTCGGCAGGCTTCGAACTTAAAGAAGCTGGATGAAGCGAGCAGCTGCTTAGCTCATCTGCTGCGCCCTTCCAGCATGCAGACGGCCACCCAGCAAACATTGTTTCTGCGTGAGTATCTCAGTACGAAAAAGGCACTCCATGCCAAGGGTGGCGAGGGAGGCGCCAATGACATACCATCGATTGCTCTGCCGAAAATTGTACAGCAGTTGACAAAGGTGCTCGTAACGTCGCCACCGCCGGTATCGAATCCGTTGCACATTGCGGCAACCAACATCAGCATTACG TCTGTTCCGACAGATGAACACGTGTGGAATAAAATGGAGGAAATGCTGGTGCAGAGTGCAGCCGAACGTCCCGTGATGGTATTCCGGCCATCGAAATCTCTCTTTTCGTTAGAATCACCCGCCACGGAAAATCCTCGCTCGGTGCACGGGGAACCGATCGAGGTGGCGTTCATCCTGGAAAATACGATCAAACCGGCGGTGCTGTTTGAAAACATTAATCTACTGTGGGAGTTCCGCAAGGAGTCGTGCGAAATTTTCTCCAACCGACCCCTGTTTCTGGGCGACGTCAGTTTGGAGGAGCGATCCGAGATCGAAAATGTGGTCGCATCTAGTTTTGTGGCATTGGTGACGTTCGGTGAACATGAGACGAAAACGCTGGTTCTGAAGCTAACCCCACGCAGCACTGGTCAGCTGCGGATACTGGGAATTGTTGGGAAAATATCAGCCGCACAGCCAACCGGCACTGGCGAGGCGCCATCACTTTGGGGCAAGCAACTGTTCGAAGCGCAACCGATTCGGATCGGTAGTGCGGGGGGTAAGGAGGGCAACAAACCGGTCCTAGTAACTTCACCGCCAGTACCAACATTTGATCGGAAGCTTGAGATCGAAATTTTGCCCCCAGCACCGGCACTACACGTAAGCTTCAGTCGTGCACCTACGGAAGTGTTGGCGGGAGAAGTCATCCCAATCAAAATGAACATGACGAATGCAGGCGTTAGTGTGCTGAACGATATCTACGTTTGCATCGATAACCCACGGTACGTGCTGCTGAATCCGAACGAAGCCGATATACCGCTATCAATACGGCGCGACTTACAAAACCTTGCCAACGAAAACGTTGGACGCGACCGGGAAGCTCGAAAGCAGTACGTATGCCGAGCCTTCCGGGAATCAGATGGCAACTTTATTGcaccaaacgaaacgaaaacagcCACGCTGTGGTTGCAGGCACCGTATTCGAAGGGCCAGAAAGATATCAAACTGATGATTTACTACTCAATGCCACAGGACTATCCAAAGTTGAA GCACCGTTTGGTACGGCACACGTGGAACTTTAACGTAAACGATTCGTTACTCGTCGACGCAAATTGCAATTTGAGCAATCCGACAAAACGTGAGCTGGGCATTGATGTGAATGTGAAAAATCTTAATCAAGTGCATCATCCGTTGATAACTGAAGTCGTTGTGAACGAGCTAATTCTTTACTGTTCTGCGTACGAGCTGCAACAGAATAGGGTAGTTT ATATTAAAACACCTGGCCATGCTAAATTGCAGTCTGGTGCGGgattgaaaacaaatgaaacggtTAGCTTGCGTTGTAACCTGCAGCGTCGTGCTGTGGAGGTAGTTTACGATGGCAACTTTCAACATTACGTTACCCAGAAACTTTCGACCATATGTGTCCGGGAGCAGGAACCTGCCGCGATGGCAACCTTGCCAGCACTTGATGCTGTGGGCAGCTTTCTGCTTAAGAACGAAACCAAATTCATACGGGTTTATGAGCCGGGCAGCAATGAGGAATTCAACCAAATCATCAACCAACGCGATAGCCATATGACGCTGTGCGTTAATTGGTCCGCGACGATCAACGATAATGGCGCAACGCGCAAAGCTTATGGGCAACACTTTGTGCAGCTGAGAAATCTATACGATTC cgTGTATTGTCCACCGTCAGAACGTTTGCAGCAAATTACGTTTGCCGGCCAATCGGATGTGTATGCTATATTTGATGATTTGGAAAAGGTGATGCCTGTTAAAAATGATGATATTGATAATGGTTGGGGAGTGAATCACAG CTTTGTGGCCCAGAGGTGCTTCCTGGAGGAAAGTTTCCACTCAGTAGAGCTGAGAGCGTAG